In the Alkaliphilus oremlandii OhILAs genome, one interval contains:
- the lepB gene encoding signal peptidase I: MKEKIHVIIEWLEAVLIAVVIAVVIENLLFSFAVVNGQSMAPTLDSEDRLLIGKAPFIYHRLNIGDLVIFNPPDQSNQDEIFIKRVIAKESDHFYIEDGILYINGERKVENYIFEEEYLKRNYQLLEGVVPPDAVFVMGDNRNDSNDSRTFGFVPKDKIKGKVLFKVWPLDEVKAFISSK, encoded by the coding sequence ATGAAGGAAAAAATTCATGTGATTATAGAATGGTTGGAAGCAGTGCTGATTGCTGTTGTGATTGCTGTGGTAATCGAAAATTTGCTCTTTAGCTTTGCTGTAGTCAATGGACAATCTATGGCGCCTACTTTAGATAGCGAAGACAGGCTCCTAATTGGTAAAGCACCATTTATATACCATCGGTTAAATATTGGAGATTTGGTGATATTCAATCCACCGGATCAATCAAATCAGGATGAAATTTTCATCAAAAGAGTCATAGCAAAAGAAAGCGATCATTTTTATATAGAAGATGGAATCCTATACATCAATGGGGAAAGAAAAGTGGAGAACTATATCTTTGAAGAAGAGTATTTAAAACGAAATTATCAGCTTCTAGAAGGGGTTGTACCGCCAGATGCTGTTTTTGTCATGGGAGACAATCGCAATGACAGCAACGATAGCAGAACCTTCGGTTTTGTTCCGAAGGATAAAATCAAAGGAAAGGTGCTATTTAAGGTTTGGCCATTGGATGAAGTAAAGGCCTTTATTTCATCCAAGTAA
- a CDS encoding GNAT family N-acetyltransferase codes for MYIDHLCNHPEHLETVATWIYDEFVIKAKGNLNFEEVVEYLNKTNKESFPMTFAAMINNECVGTVSIFANDLKTQDILTPWLASLYVGPEHRGKGIGEVLIEHVQHVVKELGYEALYLRTEHTSKYYRGLGWEFVYKTEDEKGQETEVFKYNII; via the coding sequence TTGTATATAGACCATTTATGTAATCATCCAGAACATCTTGAAACCGTTGCTACCTGGATTTATGATGAATTTGTTATAAAAGCTAAAGGAAATTTGAACTTTGAAGAAGTTGTTGAATATTTAAACAAAACAAATAAAGAAAGTTTTCCAATGACATTTGCTGCAATGATTAATAATGAATGTGTAGGGACTGTCTCTATTTTTGCAAATGATTTAAAAACTCAGGACATATTGACTCCATGGTTGGCTTCCTTGTATGTAGGCCCCGAACATAGAGGGAAAGGCATAGGAGAAGTGCTTATTGAGCATGTGCAACATGTAGTGAAGGAACTTGGTTATGAGGCTTTATATTTACGAACAGAGCATACCTCTAAATATTATAGAGGTTTAGGCTGGGAATTTGTATATAAAACAGAAGATGAAAAAGGTCAAGAAACGGAGGTTTTTAAATATAATATAATTTAG
- a CDS encoding RusA family crossover junction endodeoxyribonuclease: MIKFTIPGRPLSKSNFKLTNINGQAWMPRAGKHSKYVAYENMIAGYINQQYMGPQLDIQLITVLKLYFPDKRMGDLHNYPKSICDGIEKSGIITNDKLLRPVLLFDFVDKDNPRVEIELYDFNEYKIEYSITPIK; this comes from the coding sequence ATGATAAAATTTACGATACCAGGACGTCCCTTGAGCAAATCCAACTTTAAGCTTACAAATATCAACGGTCAGGCTTGGATGCCCAGAGCTGGCAAGCATAGTAAATATGTCGCTTATGAAAATATGATTGCAGGCTATATCAATCAGCAATACATGGGTCCACAGCTTGATATTCAGTTAATTACCGTTTTAAAGCTTTACTTTCCAGATAAAAGAATGGGAGACTTGCATAACTATCCGAAAAGTATCTGTGATGGTATTGAAAAAAGTGGTATCATAACCAACGATAAACTCCTTAGGCCTGTACTATTATTTGACTTTGTTGACAAAGACAATCCTAGAGTTGAAATTGAACTCTATGATTTTAATGAGTATAAAATTGAATACAGTATCACTCCAATCAAGTAA
- a CDS encoding CoA-disulfide reductase — translation MSKKIVIVGGVAGGASAAARLRRMDENAEIVLFEKGEYISFANCGLPYYIGNIIEERDALLVQTVEGMSQKFHMDIRVFSEVIKIDPSKKKVTVKNLKTDESYDESYDILLLSPGAHPVKPPIPGISEAENLFTLRNIPDTDAIKSFVDHSAPKSAVVIGGGFIGIEMAENLHHRGLKVTIVEASDQILGPIDYEMAAILHNHIQSKGVDLILGDGVKSFENRGNRIVLQSGKEIETDLIVFAIGVRPETQIAKDAGLKLNERGAIQVNEYLQTSNESIYAIGDAIEVTDFISGKPAMIPLAGPANKQGRIVANNICGKFEKYVGTMGTSVVKVFDMTVASTGNNEKLLKSNEVSYEAIHIHPGSHAGYYPGALPISMKMLFDPSTGKIFGAQAVGYDGTEKRIDVIATAIAAKMSAVDLKELELAYAPPFSSAKDPVNMLGFVAANMMDGLIDTVQWHEIDDIVKNGGILLDVRETIEYHLGAIQGSIHIPLGELRSRFNELPKDKVIHIYCQVGIRGYNAARILVQNGFKVKNLDGGFKTYGSVFLNNNFNDCIVKIDDSGVAKIDCSTGEIK, via the coding sequence ATGAGTAAAAAAATTGTTATCGTTGGTGGCGTTGCTGGTGGTGCTTCTGCTGCCGCTCGACTGAGAAGAATGGATGAAAACGCAGAAATTGTTTTATTTGAAAAAGGAGAATATATTTCTTTCGCAAACTGTGGGCTGCCATACTATATCGGAAATATTATCGAAGAAAGGGATGCTTTACTGGTTCAAACCGTAGAAGGGATGTCTCAAAAGTTTCATATGGACATTCGAGTTTTCAGCGAGGTTATAAAAATAGATCCATCAAAAAAGAAGGTCACCGTAAAAAATCTGAAAACTGACGAATCTTATGATGAATCCTACGATATTCTTCTGCTTTCACCAGGAGCTCATCCAGTTAAGCCGCCGATTCCTGGCATCAGTGAAGCGGAGAATTTATTTACATTACGCAATATACCCGATACAGATGCAATTAAATCCTTTGTAGACCATAGCGCTCCAAAATCTGCTGTTGTAATTGGTGGTGGATTCATTGGTATTGAAATGGCAGAAAATCTACATCACAGAGGTTTAAAGGTAACCATCGTGGAAGCATCTGATCAGATTCTAGGTCCCATCGACTATGAAATGGCCGCAATCCTACACAATCATATCCAGTCCAAGGGAGTGGATTTAATCTTAGGCGACGGCGTAAAATCTTTTGAGAATCGGGGTAATCGAATTGTTCTGCAAAGTGGAAAAGAAATAGAAACAGACTTAATTGTTTTCGCAATTGGCGTTCGACCAGAAACTCAGATTGCAAAAGATGCTGGACTGAAGCTGAATGAAAGAGGTGCGATTCAGGTAAATGAATATCTTCAGACTTCCAACGAGAGCATCTATGCCATCGGTGATGCCATTGAAGTGACTGATTTTATTAGCGGAAAACCTGCTATGATTCCTTTAGCTGGACCCGCTAACAAGCAAGGGAGAATTGTGGCAAACAACATTTGTGGAAAATTTGAAAAGTACGTCGGTACCATGGGAACATCCGTTGTTAAAGTATTTGATATGACTGTAGCCTCTACCGGTAACAATGAAAAGCTTTTAAAATCCAATGAAGTGAGCTATGAAGCAATCCATATTCATCCCGGCTCCCATGCTGGATATTATCCTGGTGCTTTGCCAATCTCTATGAAGATGTTGTTTGATCCAAGTACAGGAAAAATTTTTGGTGCACAAGCCGTTGGCTACGATGGAACCGAAAAGAGAATCGATGTAATTGCTACGGCCATTGCTGCTAAAATGTCCGCTGTGGATTTAAAAGAATTAGAACTGGCCTATGCACCTCCTTTTTCATCTGCTAAAGATCCTGTAAATATGTTGGGGTTCGTTGCAGCAAACATGATGGATGGCCTCATTGATACTGTACAATGGCATGAAATTGATGATATTGTCAAAAATGGCGGTATATTACTGGATGTTCGAGAAACAATAGAGTATCATTTAGGCGCTATTCAGGGCTCTATCCACATCCCTCTCGGTGAACTCAGAAGCCGCTTCAATGAATTGCCAAAGGACAAAGTAATTCATATTTATTGTCAGGTTGGTATTCGAGGATATAATGCAGCCAGAATTCTAGTGCAAAATGGATTTAAAGTTAAAAACCTAGATGGTGGATTTAAAACTTATGGTAGTGTGTTCTTGAATAATAATTTTAATGACTGTATTGTAAAAATCGATGACTCTGGTGTGGCAAAGATAGATTGCTCCACAGGCGAAATAAAATAA
- the queG gene encoding tRNA epoxyqueuosine(34) reductase QueG, with translation MNLKEKIVQYSKSIGIDLIGFTDAGPFDDLRQILLDRKINGKLSGFEEEDIQLRVDPRKTLDTAKSIIVIAMSYYVGADQLPCSEKPKFYGELARTAWGKDYHLVLKEKLNQLADFIKNEEEDFQYKAFVDTGPLVDRYVANRSGIGFYGYNSAIINKTYGSWIFIGYMINNMAFEEDKSLENVHCYGCNLCIEQCPTSAIEGPYQFDANKCLSNILQQKRDIAEDVRLLIGKKIYGCDICQNVCPHNKGIKEMTTKEFMPKNPSHCVDLIELLHISNKEYNEIFKGNASGWRGKKTLQRNAIIALGNYKDENPWPHLIPMLKDERPDIRKITIETLYSIHPQKTVQLISSMKGNEKDQEVLMTIHKYLDNYKNK, from the coding sequence GTGAATTTAAAGGAAAAGATCGTACAATACTCAAAATCAATAGGAATCGATTTAATTGGATTTACAGATGCAGGTCCGTTTGATGATTTGAGGCAAATCCTTTTAGATCGTAAAATCAATGGAAAATTATCTGGTTTTGAGGAAGAGGATATCCAACTAAGAGTTGATCCGAGAAAAACCTTGGACACTGCAAAATCTATTATCGTGATTGCTATGTCCTATTATGTAGGAGCAGATCAACTACCATGCAGTGAAAAGCCTAAGTTTTATGGGGAACTAGCCCGAACAGCTTGGGGAAAAGATTATCATTTGGTTTTAAAGGAAAAGCTAAATCAATTGGCTGATTTTATAAAAAATGAAGAGGAAGACTTTCAATATAAAGCTTTTGTAGATACAGGCCCCTTAGTGGATCGATATGTAGCCAATCGTAGCGGCATTGGTTTTTATGGGTATAATTCTGCAATCATCAACAAAACGTATGGATCTTGGATATTTATTGGATATATGATCAATAATATGGCTTTTGAAGAGGACAAGTCCTTAGAAAATGTTCATTGTTATGGCTGTAATCTATGTATTGAACAGTGCCCCACATCTGCTATCGAAGGTCCCTACCAATTCGATGCAAACAAATGCTTATCCAACATTCTTCAGCAAAAAAGAGACATTGCTGAAGATGTGCGCCTGCTCATCGGTAAGAAAATTTATGGATGTGACATTTGCCAAAATGTTTGCCCTCATAACAAAGGGATCAAAGAAATGACGACGAAAGAATTTATGCCAAAGAACCCTTCTCATTGTGTAGACTTAATAGAGCTACTTCATATTTCCAATAAAGAATATAACGAGATCTTTAAGGGAAACGCTTCCGGCTGGCGAGGGAAAAAAACTTTGCAAAGAAATGCAATTATTGCCTTGGGGAATTATAAGGATGAAAATCCATGGCCTCATTTAATTCCCATGCTGAAGGATGAAAGACCGGATATTAGAAAAATAACCATAGAAACATTATATAGCATCCATCCCCAAAAAACTGTACAGCTGATTTCTTCAATGAAGGGGAATGAAAAAGATCAGGAAGTTCTTATGACGATTCACAAGTATTTGGATAATTATAAAAATAAATAG
- a CDS encoding methyl-accepting chemotaxis protein, translated as MIFEKRHSKKQAQQEISAASLAAHESTVEADQLKNHIKSIYEKMGSIIHKHGLVNEQHDELAALADEMKSTMEKVKQLSNDSNDLAVYLSERSQNLNTISKDSVAKSLEGLEAANSLSTVMNDLQMQSKHSSNSMMHLNERSDEITNIIKAITDIAKQTNLLALNAAIEAARAGEHGKGFAVVANEVRKLSEMTNSSTATIQALITNIQNEIKIAIENNSKSTKAIIEGIHMGNVVNDKIQEMAQGFKSVEHEVQAVTTTITNQKKYIGDILNQTEVSDYILANMHEKLISHVDRAYKVDESLENNVNEMKRLLSTI; from the coding sequence ATGATATTCGAAAAACGGCATTCAAAAAAACAAGCTCAGCAAGAAATAAGTGCTGCATCTCTTGCGGCCCATGAATCTACAGTTGAAGCAGATCAACTGAAAAACCACATTAAAAGCATTTACGAGAAAATGGGATCCATTATTCATAAGCATGGCTTAGTGAATGAACAACACGATGAATTGGCTGCACTTGCAGATGAAATGAAAAGCACCATGGAAAAAGTAAAGCAGCTTTCAAACGATTCCAATGATTTGGCAGTTTATTTATCAGAACGAAGCCAAAATCTCAATACAATTTCTAAGGATTCTGTAGCAAAATCATTAGAGGGATTAGAAGCAGCCAATAGCCTATCCACTGTTATGAATGATCTTCAAATGCAATCGAAACATTCCTCAAATTCTATGATGCATTTAAATGAACGATCTGATGAAATAACAAATATCATAAAAGCGATTACAGACATAGCGAAACAGACAAATTTACTAGCTTTAAACGCCGCAATTGAGGCTGCAAGAGCTGGAGAGCATGGGAAAGGCTTCGCTGTAGTTGCCAATGAGGTTCGAAAATTATCAGAAATGACCAATTCTAGCACCGCTACAATTCAAGCGTTAATCACAAACATACAAAATGAAATCAAAATCGCTATTGAAAATAATTCAAAAAGTACGAAGGCAATCATCGAAGGGATTCATATGGGTAATGTGGTGAACGATAAAATACAGGAAATGGCTCAAGGTTTTAAGTCAGTAGAGCATGAGGTACAGGCAGTAACCACGACGATCACCAATCAAAAGAAATACATTGGGGATATTTTAAATCAGACAGAGGTTTCAGATTACATATTAGCAAATATGCACGAGAAACTTATTAGTCATGTGGACAGGGCTTATAAGGTAGATGAAAGTCTTGAAAATAACGTAAATGAAATGAAGCGCCTATTGAGCACGATATAA
- a CDS encoding spore coat associated protein CotJA has translation MPVNPLYAHAYVPYQSSSNTFPMDEALMQGTIFPELTNLYNPSANYWKEES, from the coding sequence ATGCCAGTGAACCCTTTATATGCCCATGCTTATGTGCCATATCAATCCTCTTCAAACACGTTTCCTATGGATGAGGCTCTAATGCAGGGTACCATATTTCCTGAGCTAACGAATCTGTATAATCCAAGCGCTAATTACTGGAAGGAGGAGTCCTAA
- a CDS encoding spore coat protein CotJB yields the protein MNDRQTLMRQIQEVEFTAIEWQLYLDTHRYDQRALMEYNAYANQLAMLKQQYEMLYGPLLNFGFSPNCDSWRWLDSPWPWEEKF from the coding sequence ATGAACGATCGTCAAACCCTAATGAGACAGATCCAAGAAGTAGAATTTACCGCCATAGAATGGCAACTATATTTAGATACCCATCGATACGATCAAAGAGCGCTAATGGAATATAATGCTTATGCAAATCAGTTGGCAATGTTAAAGCAACAATACGAGATGCTTTACGGTCCTCTTTTAAACTTTGGCTTCTCTCCTAATTGTGATTCGTGGAGATGGTTGGATAGCCCATGGCCATGGGAAGAAAAATTCTAG
- a CDS encoding ArsR/SmtB family transcription factor: MDIFLNDKIFDENAEILKALAHPVRLCIVKGLLACGGCNVSNIQNCLNMPQSTISQHLSKLKSSGIIEGERNGLEIVYKVIHPKVEPIISALFPQ; this comes from the coding sequence ATGGATATTTTTTTAAACGATAAAATATTTGATGAAAATGCAGAAATATTAAAAGCCCTTGCTCACCCCGTCAGACTATGTATCGTAAAAGGACTTCTCGCCTGCGGCGGATGTAATGTTTCAAATATACAAAACTGTTTAAATATGCCTCAATCTACGATTTCACAGCATTTATCTAAATTAAAAAGCTCTGGAATTATCGAAGGAGAAAGAAATGGATTGGAAATCGTCTACAAAGTCATTCACCCAAAAGTAGAGCCTATTATCTCAGCACTATTTCCTCAATAA
- a CDS encoding peptidylprolyl isomerase, which produces MQNPIVTITMENGKQMKVELYPEIAPNTVNNFISLINKGYYNGVIFHRVIPGFMIQGGDPDGTGTGGPGYSIKGEFTGNGFKNDLKHTKGVLSMARTAVPNSAGSQFFIMVENSPHLDGQYASFGKVIEGIEVADEIVAVERNYMDKPFEPQRMKEVTVETFGVEYPEPEKI; this is translated from the coding sequence ATGCAAAATCCAATCGTTACGATTACAATGGAGAATGGAAAGCAAATGAAAGTGGAGCTTTATCCAGAAATAGCTCCAAATACAGTAAATAACTTTATATCTTTAATAAATAAGGGATATTATAACGGTGTTATTTTTCACAGGGTAATCCCAGGATTTATGATCCAAGGTGGAGACCCAGATGGTACTGGAACTGGTGGACCGGGATACAGTATCAAAGGAGAATTTACTGGAAATGGATTTAAAAATGACCTAAAACACACAAAAGGTGTTTTATCCATGGCTAGAACAGCGGTACCAAATTCAGCCGGTTCACAGTTCTTTATTATGGTTGAAAATTCTCCACATTTAGATGGACAATATGCTTCTTTTGGTAAGGTAATAGAAGGCATTGAAGTAGCGGACGAAATTGTAGCAGTAGAGCGCAACTACATGGATAAGCCATTTGAGCCTCAAAGAATGAAAGAAGTAACCGTTGAAACTTTTGGTGTAGAATATCCAGAACCAGAAAAGATATAA
- a CDS encoding manganese catalase family protein yields MWIYEKKLEYPVKIYSKDLRMAKYLMTQYGGPDGELSAAIRYLNQRYTIPTNEAKGLLTDIGTEELAHVEMICTMIYQLTKDATVAELEAAGLGANYAIRNGALFPADANGIPWTASYIQAHADPITDLHEDMAAEQKARSTYEHLLKLTDDPGMKDALRFLWEREVVHYQRFGEALRIVEEYMQCKKIF; encoded by the coding sequence ATGTGGATTTATGAAAAGAAATTAGAATATCCCGTTAAAATTTATAGCAAAGACTTAAGAATGGCTAAATATCTGATGACCCAGTATGGAGGGCCTGATGGAGAGCTTTCCGCAGCCATAAGATATTTAAATCAACGATACACCATCCCTACCAATGAAGCAAAGGGTCTATTAACTGATATCGGTACTGAAGAGCTTGCTCACGTTGAGATGATTTGTACCATGATCTATCAATTAACAAAAGATGCTACTGTAGCAGAATTAGAGGCTGCAGGGCTTGGCGCCAACTATGCCATCCGAAATGGTGCTCTATTCCCAGCAGATGCCAACGGTATTCCGTGGACAGCATCCTACATCCAAGCACATGCAGACCCGATCACCGATTTACATGAAGATATGGCCGCAGAGCAGAAAGCCCGTTCCACCTATGAGCATCTATTAAAATTAACAGATGACCCTGGCATGAAGGATGCTTTAAGGTTCCTGTGGGAAAGAGAAGTCGTTCATTATCAAAGATTTGGCGAAGCATTAAGAATTGTTGAAGAATATATGCAGTGTAAAAAAATTTTCTAA
- a CDS encoding class I SAM-dependent methyltransferase — MIDGDISDIFHVSTASINNLGVMNMKYNPEIPRAHYDQYGNNEWERLEKDRLGELLYHVHLDILKRYISNSDVVIELGAGAGRFTKDIVTMCKSLVTSDLSPIQIEINKRKMEELGLIHKVKNFMILDISNLEDIEDHTYDIAVCIGGSINYLFDKEENAINEMLRILKSGGKLILGSMSLIGALMYYLNGVLYEKGMLGIDATEWLFTTGIQDEEHYPVENKHYAHMMTSKELDALFEGKQVKILEKSSAGLFMHSQEETLCSAKQDQEFWELLIKKEVEFTKLPGTLDCGMNIIYVIEKL, encoded by the coding sequence ATGATTGATGGTGATATTAGCGATATTTTTCACGTAAGTACTGCAAGTATTAATAATTTAGGAGTGATGAATATGAAGTATAACCCAGAAATTCCAAGAGCTCACTATGATCAATATGGAAATAATGAATGGGAACGACTAGAAAAGGATCGATTAGGAGAACTATTATATCATGTGCATCTCGATATACTAAAGCGATATATCTCCAATTCAGATGTTGTTATTGAATTAGGAGCAGGTGCAGGAAGATTCACAAAGGATATTGTAACCATGTGCAAGTCTCTCGTTACTTCTGATTTATCTCCGATTCAAATTGAAATTAATAAAAGAAAAATGGAGGAACTAGGATTAATTCATAAAGTAAAAAACTTTATGATTTTAGACATAAGCAATTTAGAGGACATCGAAGACCATACTTATGATATTGCTGTATGTATTGGAGGGTCTATTAATTACTTATTTGATAAAGAAGAAAATGCCATCAACGAAATGCTAAGAATCCTTAAATCTGGTGGTAAATTGATTCTTGGGTCAATGTCACTGATAGGTGCACTCATGTATTATCTGAATGGGGTTCTATATGAAAAAGGAATGTTGGGAATTGATGCAACAGAATGGCTATTTACTACTGGAATACAAGATGAGGAGCATTACCCAGTGGAGAATAAGCATTACGCCCACATGATGACAAGTAAAGAATTGGATGCTTTGTTTGAAGGAAAACAGGTAAAGATTCTAGAAAAAAGTTCTGCTGGATTATTTATGCATTCACAAGAGGAAACCTTATGTAGCGCAAAACAGGATCAGGAATTTTGGGAACTCCTTATCAAAAAAGAAGTTGAATTTACTAAATTACCTGGGACCTTAGACTGTGGTATGAACATTATTTATGTAATCGAAAAGCTGTAG